In Lujinxingia sediminis, a single genomic region encodes these proteins:
- a CDS encoding branched-chain amino acid transaminase: MAITADKIWMDGELVPFEDAKIHVLTHTLHYGLGAFEGIRCYQRADGASAIFRLGEHIRRLLETCHICTIDSPYTREELERACVETVRANGFKDCYLRPVVYLGHGEMGLSAMSNDVRVTVIAWHWGAYLGDDGINNGIRAKVASFNRHHVNSSMVKGKINGQYVNSILAKREVMKAGYQEAIMLDTNGYISEASGENIFVVRDGVIYSTPLGSSILGGITRDTVLTLARERGYTIIEQRVTRDFLYVADEIFMTGTAAEVTPVRELDDRTIGTGKPGPVTRTLQDAYFDQVRGSATDHMEWLTIVE; this comes from the coding sequence GTGGCAATTACAGCTGATAAAATCTGGATGGACGGTGAACTCGTACCTTTCGAGGACGCCAAAATCCATGTGCTCACGCACACCCTGCACTACGGACTGGGCGCATTTGAGGGCATCCGCTGTTATCAGCGCGCCGACGGTGCCTCGGCGATCTTCCGGCTCGGCGAGCATATTCGCCGTCTGCTTGAGACCTGCCATATCTGCACGATCGATAGCCCGTACACCCGCGAAGAGCTGGAGCGGGCGTGTGTGGAGACGGTGCGCGCCAACGGCTTCAAAGATTGCTACCTGCGCCCGGTGGTCTATCTGGGACACGGGGAGATGGGCCTGAGCGCCATGAGCAACGATGTCCGCGTAACGGTCATTGCCTGGCATTGGGGCGCCTATCTGGGCGACGATGGCATCAACAACGGGATCCGCGCCAAGGTTGCCAGTTTTAACCGCCATCACGTCAACTCCTCGATGGTTAAAGGCAAGATCAACGGCCAGTACGTCAACAGCATCCTGGCCAAGCGCGAAGTCATGAAGGCTGGCTACCAGGAAGCGATCATGCTCGACACCAACGGCTATATCTCCGAGGCCAGCGGTGAGAACATCTTCGTGGTACGCGACGGCGTGATCTACTCCACCCCCCTGGGAAGCTCGATCCTGGGCGGCATCACCCGCGACACGGTGCTGACGCTGGCCCGTGAGCGCGGCTACACGATCATTGAGCAACGCGTCACCCGCGACTTCCTCTACGTCGCCGACGAGATCTTTATGACGGGCACCGCCGCCGAGGTCACCCCGGTGCGCGAGCTCGACGACCGCACCATCGGTACCGGCAAACCCGGCCCGGTTACCAGGACTCTGCAGGACGCCTACTTCGATCAGGTCCGCGGCTCGGCCACCGACCACATGGAGTGGCTGACGATCGTCGAATAA
- a CDS encoding class I fructose-bisphosphate aldolase, translating to MTASIDRIVELLGSDADNLLGYQSKTIARERLSLPGPDFVERVFMNSDRSPRVLRSLQALYDGGRLGGTGYLSILPVDQGIEHAAGASFAPNPDYFDPAHIVELAIEGGCNAVASTFGVLGMVARRYAHRIPFVVKLNHNELLSYPNSYDQIMFGTVEQAYEMGAVAVGATIYFGSPESTRQIVDVARAFARAHELGMATILWCYTRNNAFKTEGNDYHTAADLTGQANHLGVTLHADIIKQKMPETNGGFKAVKHEDGSKFGRTHQKVYDELSSEHPIDLTRYQVANCYMGRAGLINSGGASGDNDLADAVRTAVINKRAGGTGLILGRKAFQRPRNEGIALLNAVQDVYLCDDVTIA from the coding sequence ATGACCGCATCGATCGACCGCATCGTTGAGCTTCTTGGCTCGGACGCCGACAACCTTCTGGGCTATCAGTCAAAGACGATCGCCCGAGAGCGCCTCAGCCTTCCCGGACCGGATTTTGTGGAGCGCGTCTTTATGAACAGCGACCGCTCCCCGCGGGTGCTGCGCAGCCTGCAGGCGCTCTACGACGGCGGGCGCCTGGGCGGCACGGGCTACCTGTCGATCCTGCCTGTGGACCAGGGCATTGAGCACGCGGCCGGGGCGTCCTTTGCGCCCAACCCCGATTACTTTGATCCGGCCCACATTGTGGAGCTGGCTATTGAGGGAGGCTGCAACGCTGTGGCCTCGACCTTTGGCGTGCTCGGGATGGTGGCGCGGCGTTACGCGCACCGCATCCCCTTTGTGGTCAAGCTCAACCACAACGAGCTGCTCTCCTACCCCAACAGCTACGATCAGATCATGTTCGGTACGGTCGAGCAGGCCTACGAGATGGGCGCGGTCGCCGTGGGAGCTACCATCTATTTCGGCTCGCCGGAGTCCACCCGTCAGATCGTGGACGTCGCTCGCGCCTTTGCCCGCGCCCATGAGCTGGGCATGGCCACCATCCTGTGGTGCTACACCCGCAACAACGCCTTTAAGACCGAGGGCAATGACTACCACACCGCCGCCGACCTTACCGGACAGGCCAACCATCTGGGGGTGACGCTGCACGCTGACATCATCAAGCAGAAGATGCCCGAGACCAACGGGGGCTTTAAGGCCGTCAAACACGAAGACGGTTCGAAGTTCGGCCGCACGCACCAGAAGGTCTACGATGAGCTCAGCAGCGAGCACCCCATCGATCTGACCCGCTACCAGGTCGCCAACTGTTACATGGGCCGTGCCGGCCTGATTAACTCCGGCGGGGCTTCCGGCGACAATGACCTGGCGGACGCTGTGCGCACTGCGGTCATCAACAAACGCGCCGGCGGCACCGGGCTTATCCTGGGGCGCAAAGCCTTCCAGCGCCCTCGCAACGAGGGTATCGCGCTGTTGAACGCGGTCCAGGATGTCTACCTTTGCGACGACGTCACGATCGCGTA